CAACAACGCGCCGCGCAACTCGCCCGGCTCCGCGCGGCGTTCGAGCCGCGCCAGGCTCCGTAGCCCGGGCTCGTCGCGCGGCGCAGGCACCGGGACATCATGGGCACCGGGCCGTCATTCCTTGTCTTCGGCCGCAGCGAGCGTGGAATCGGCATCCCACCACCACGTTGCGCCGCGTGGGGCAGCCTGCGCGCGTTGCTGGGCGAGTGTACCGTTGTCGGCTTGCAGCTCCACCGAAGCCAAGAGCCCGTAGGGATCGAGCCGCACGCCGCCACTGACCACAGCCACGAATCGCCGTCCGTCGAGTTGCCGATGATTGGCCACGGTTTCCACGGCGGCCGGTACCGCAAACCGCGGCAGGGCCAGCAGGTCTTCATCGGCGAGACAGCCGAAGTCGAATTGCGCCGCCTGCTCGAGCTGCTCGTGGCGAATCACCGCCGCCACCATGGCCAGATCGAAGACGTTCTGCAATTCGGCATACACGGGATAACGCTCGGCCAGCGCGGCAAAATCGGCCGTAAACCGCCGAGCAAATTCACTGTTTAGAGGGTCGGATTTTCCCGTGTGAATCCGTTGGCCCTGAGCGTCGAGCAGCTCGCTCTCGCTCAGGACCTGCGCGGCCGGACCGTCGATCGCAAACGCCTGGCGGTCGGCCGTCGCCTTGAGCGCCGTGTACTTCAGCGTGAACCACCACCGCAACACGTCGAGCGATTCAGGCACCTCGCCTGAGCGCTCGACCAGCTCCAGATAGCTGGGAACGGCAGGTGTCCCCTCGGCCAATCCGGTGCCCACAAGTTTCATGTGATAATCGGCCTCGATCAGTACCCGGGCCACGTGGCTCTCGACCGGCAAACCGTAGAACTCGATCGTTTGCAGCCCCAGCTTCGAGCGCAATTGTTCAATCCAACGCTCGCGCGCCTGCCGGCCGGCTGCCAACGGTCGCTGGCCCGCTTCGCTGAGGAACTGCTGCGCCGCCTGCAGGCCCGCGGTGCGCGGCACGATCGAACAGCCCAGCGTCCCCTGCTCGCCCAGGGCCAGCCGCCGCAGCAACACGACCAGGTCATCCAGGCGCACGACCGGCCGGCCCGTGTCGGCGGCCACGAAACGCCCACCGGGACTGGGCAACCAGTCGCCCGCCGGCCCGGCCAGCACGATATCGCCCGACGTGGCCTCGCCCTCGGCGGTAAACACGAGCACGAACTGCACGCGGCGTATTCCGGCCAGGACGAGCGCTGCCTCGTCGAGTGGCTCGCCGGCGGCCAACTGGTGCAAGACGTGGCGCTCGAGCCGGGCCAGCGAGACCATGCGCAGCGGCGATGCGCGGCGCGGTGCATCGTCCGCCCTGTCACCTGCCGCAGCGCGGGCCGCGACGCGGATTGCGGCCAGTTGCTGAGCGTCGTGGGCCTCGACTTGCTTGAGCCGCGTCATCAGCCCGGTCGTGTCGACCCACACCCCCGTGATGAAGGGCCTGACCGTTCCTGGGCCGCCGACGTCCTCCCACGTCGTGGGCGCGACGGTGCTGGTGATCAGTTCCATCAACGGGTCAAAATCGATGTCTTGTCCACCGCCAAAGTTCGACCCGGAGTTGCCAACGGATAGTCCCTGAGGGCCTCCGTTCACCCCTCCTTGCCGGCCCAGGCCGGGCGCGTCTCCCTGCCCTTGCAAGGCGGGGAATTGGGCAAGAATCTCGCGGCGTCCGTCGCGGGCCGCTTGCATGCGCACGTCCGTCGCGGTGATCGCGTCGAGCGTATCGGCAAAGCGCTGGCGCTGGCCCGCACCGGCCTGAGCCACGGCGATCTTGGCCAAGAGGCGATCGCGACGGGCCCGCGGGGCCTCGTTGGCGAGCTTGGTTGCCTGGTCCCAGGCGCCGGCAGCCAAATGTTCGGCGAGTTGCTCGTCGAGCGCGGCCGGCAGTTCATCCCAGGC
The genomic region above belongs to Pirellulales bacterium and contains:
- a CDS encoding DUF1598 domain-containing protein, which produces MSTARRDGVRAGGRRGAFVAQHLFRFAAAWVVFGAGVFGAVALQPASFVQAWDELPAALDEQLAEHLAAGAWDQATKLANEAPRARRDRLLAKIAVAQAGAGQRQRFADTLDAITATDVRMQAARDGRREILAQFPALQGQGDAPGLGRQGGVNGGPQGLSVGNSGSNFGGGQDIDFDPLMELITSTVAPTTWEDVGGPGTVRPFITGVWVDTTGLMTRLKQVEAHDAQQLAAIRVAARAAAGDRADDAPRRASPLRMVSLARLERHVLHQLAAGEPLDEAALVLAGIRRVQFVLVFTAEGEATSGDIVLAGPAGDWLPSPGGRFVAADTGRPVVRLDDLVVLLRRLALGEQGTLGCSIVPRTAGLQAAQQFLSEAGQRPLAAGRQARERWIEQLRSKLGLQTIEFYGLPVESHVARVLIEADYHMKLVGTGLAEGTPAVPSYLELVERSGEVPESLDVLRWWFTLKYTALKATADRQAFAIDGPAAQVLSESELLDAQGQRIHTGKSDPLNSEFARRFTADFAALAERYPVYAELQNVFDLAMVAAVIRHEQLEQAAQFDFGCLADEDLLALPRFAVPAAVETVANHRQLDGRRFVAVVSGGVRLDPYGLLASVELQADNGTLAQQRAQAAPRGATWWWDADSTLAAAEDKE